One window from the genome of Desulforamulus ruminis DSM 2154 encodes:
- a CDS encoding coiled-coil domain-containing protein, whose protein sequence is MVQEGWLEVVMRRGLIFILILVNIFWHGLMPVCSAEPPEVLKQHQLLQQREQQIVAEIIQVALALDRAQREYDFVQKKLAETHQKIPAVREQLQHSEKKLALCREELGVWLRHFYIEGQRSYWFILLGAVNLGDFIQRLALVGILVSRGVEDINKTLDSIREVKEKTNQLALLEQQLVNQEKRLGQIVSQTQALQASQQKILQQTRQELGENQSRVLLVVNGLHDALKPLETLLERFRDAPWDKYRPDRLQILGTGVRAEYTENTISKLLFSGEDFSGVKASFSNRLFIIQGINKEQLPFAIAGELSVSGENVCYLPKSITIGDVTLTKELVTGIGGKEGLTYPVGLLMGWRLKAITIEEGKAVFELSPVK, encoded by the coding sequence ATGGTTCAGGAAGGGTGGCTGGAAGTCGTCATGCGTCGAGGTCTAATCTTTATTTTGATACTGGTAAATATTTTCTGGCATGGGTTGATGCCTGTTTGCAGTGCAGAGCCCCCCGAGGTGTTAAAACAACATCAATTATTGCAACAAAGGGAACAGCAAATTGTGGCTGAAATCATTCAAGTGGCATTAGCTTTGGACAGAGCACAGCGGGAGTATGACTTTGTACAAAAAAAACTGGCCGAAACCCATCAGAAAATACCGGCAGTGCGGGAGCAGCTTCAGCATTCCGAAAAGAAGCTGGCTTTATGCCGGGAGGAGTTAGGGGTATGGCTCAGGCATTTTTACATAGAAGGACAAAGGAGTTATTGGTTTATCTTACTGGGCGCGGTAAACCTGGGGGATTTTATTCAACGTTTAGCTTTGGTGGGTATCTTGGTTTCCCGTGGCGTGGAAGATATCAACAAAACCCTGGACAGTATTCGTGAAGTAAAAGAAAAGACGAACCAACTGGCCCTGTTGGAACAACAACTGGTCAACCAGGAAAAAAGATTAGGTCAGATTGTTTCACAAACCCAAGCTTTACAGGCTTCCCAACAAAAAATTTTGCAGCAGACCCGCCAAGAACTGGGGGAAAACCAGAGCAGAGTATTGCTGGTAGTAAATGGTCTACACGATGCCCTTAAGCCTCTAGAGACGTTGCTGGAAAGGTTCCGGGATGCTCCCTGGGATAAATACCGGCCGGACCGGCTTCAAATCCTGGGCACCGGAGTACGGGCTGAATATACTGAAAATACCATCTCAAAATTACTTTTTAGTGGGGAAGATTTTAGCGGGGTTAAAGCGAGTTTTTCCAATCGCTTATTTATTATTCAGGGAATTAACAAAGAGCAATTGCCTTTTGCCATAGCCGGGGAGCTTTCCGTCTCAGGAGAAAATGTTTGTTACCTGCCGAAGTCCATTACCATTGGGGATGTGACCCTGACCAAGGAACTGGTGACTGGAATTGGCGGTAAAGAGGGTTTAACCTATCCCGTGGGCTTGTTAATGGGCTGGCGGTTAAAGGCAATCACCATTGAGGAGGGCAAAGCGGTTTTTGAACTTTCCCCCGTTAAATAA
- a CDS encoding gamma carbonic anhydrase family protein yields the protein MILPYLKHTPQIKPTVYLAPGAVVVGRVELQDHVSIWYNAVIRGDVDGIQIGRATNIQDGCLLHQNEGFPLIIGEEVTVGHGAILHGCTIEDGCLIGMGAILLTGSKIGAESLIGAGTLVKEHQEIPSGVLALGSPARIVRSLSDQERANLRESARHYLQMAREYAEG from the coding sequence TTGATACTTCCCTATCTAAAACACACACCGCAGATTAAACCTACTGTATATCTGGCGCCGGGGGCGGTGGTTGTAGGCAGGGTTGAACTGCAGGATCACGTAAGCATATGGTATAATGCAGTGATTCGCGGAGATGTGGACGGTATTCAAATCGGTCGGGCCACCAATATTCAGGATGGGTGCTTGCTGCATCAAAATGAAGGCTTTCCCTTGATTATCGGGGAGGAAGTCACGGTGGGGCATGGTGCCATTTTGCACGGCTGCACCATTGAGGACGGATGTTTAATCGGTATGGGCGCCATCCTGCTTACCGGATCTAAAATTGGTGCTGAATCCCTTATCGGAGCCGGAACTCTGGTGAAAGAGCATCAGGAAATCCCTTCGGGTGTTCTGGCCTTGGGTTCCCCGGCCCGTATTGTACGCTCACTGAGCGATCAAGAAAGAGCCAACCTGCGAGAGTCGGCCCGCCATTATTTACAAATGGCCCGGGAATATGCCGAAGGCTAA
- the fni gene encoding type 2 isopentenyl-diphosphate Delta-isomerase — translation MRLDRKLEHIRLSLEQNKSNGYTGFNDIMLVHNSLPQLNWNEVDTGCTFLGKKLRGPLLINAMTGGHPQLENINFSLARAAALTGVAMAVGSQRAAMETPAARRSFEVVREANPDGVILANLGADCTVDEAREAVKMIGADGLQLHLNVPQELAMAEGDRNFKGILRNIEGLAQQLEVPLIVKEVGFGMSRESVACLHASGIDYIDIGGAGGTDFMAIEETRCGKKLNWDWGIPTAISLLEGLSVHSKGCLIASGGIDHALDCIKALTLGCSLVGMARPLLRVLMDASDKGLVGYLEDLIQNMHRIMLMLGAQKIEDLKKVPAVISGKSYHWLTLRGIDAHAYARRPGPCI, via the coding sequence TTGCGATTGGACAGGAAACTGGAACACATTCGTTTATCTCTGGAACAAAACAAGAGTAATGGTTACACTGGTTTCAACGATATTATGCTGGTGCATAATTCCCTGCCTCAGCTTAACTGGAACGAGGTGGACACCGGATGTACCTTCCTTGGCAAAAAACTGAGGGGCCCCCTGCTGATTAATGCCATGACAGGAGGTCACCCCCAGTTAGAAAATATTAATTTCAGCCTGGCCCGGGCCGCAGCCCTAACCGGGGTGGCTATGGCGGTGGGCTCCCAGAGGGCGGCCATGGAGACTCCGGCGGCCCGGCGCAGCTTTGAAGTGGTCCGGGAGGCCAATCCAGACGGGGTCATTCTGGCCAATTTAGGGGCGGACTGTACGGTGGATGAAGCCAGAGAGGCGGTAAAGATGATTGGGGCGGACGGGCTCCAGCTTCATTTAAATGTACCTCAGGAGCTGGCTATGGCTGAAGGAGATCGTAATTTCAAAGGCATTTTACGCAATATTGAAGGATTGGCTCAACAACTGGAGGTACCTCTTATCGTTAAAGAAGTTGGCTTTGGCATGTCCAGGGAAAGTGTTGCTTGTCTTCATGCCAGTGGCATTGACTATATTGATATCGGCGGGGCCGGAGGAACTGATTTTATGGCGATTGAAGAAACCCGGTGCGGCAAGAAGCTAAATTGGGACTGGGGGATTCCCACTGCCATTAGCTTATTGGAAGGGCTTTCTGTTCATTCCAAAGGATGTTTAATTGCCTCCGGAGGCATTGACCATGCTCTGGATTGTATAAAGGCCTTAACTCTTGGATGTTCCCTGGTGGGGATGGCCCGGCCCCTGCTAAGGGTTTTAATGGATGCTTCCGACAAGGGGCTTGTTGGTTACCTGGAGGATCTGATTCAGAATATGCACCGGATTATGCTCATGCTGGGAGCGCAAAAGATTGAGGACCTCAAAAAGGTTCCGGCAGTGATTAGCGGAAAGTCCTATCACTGGCTAACCCTAAGAGGAATTGATGCCCATGCTTATGCCAGAAGGCCCGGTCCTTGTATCTGA
- the typA gene encoding translational GTPase TypA, which yields MTSRMDIRNIAIIAHVDHGKTTLVDGMLKQSGIFRANQIVEERVMDSNDLEKERGITILSKNTSIRYEGVKINIVDTPGHSDFGGEVERVLKMVDGVLLLVDASEGPMPQTRFVLRKALELNLVPVVVINKIDRPDSRIDEVVDEILELFFELGASDEQLDFPVVYAIARQGIATLDPAVPGKDLQPLFETIIRHFPAPVGDADAPLQMLVNNTEYDSYIGRIAVGRIARGSISGGETVMVINREGSRKNYRIGRVYAFEGLERVEVPQASCGEIVVVSGIEDIMIGDTITDKDQPEALPSIVVDEPTLEMTFMVNDSPFAGQEGEHVTSRKLRARLYKEAEKNVSMRVQDTDSPDIFKVAGRGELHLSILIETMRREGFELQVSKPEVICRKDDKGQLLEPMELLLVDIPEDKMGSVMETLGNRRGEMVNMGPNGPGQLRLEFIVPARGLIGFRSQLLTETRGHAVMNHTFQGYEPFKGEIKRRYQGVLIAFESGEATQYGLLGAQGRGTLFVTPGTKVYEGMVVGEHARDQDIEVNVCKKKQLTNHRASTAEATVKLEEPRTMSLEECIEYLGDDELLEVTPKSLRIRKRLLDKSERARAKKNSNLA from the coding sequence ATGACATCCCGCATGGACATAAGAAATATTGCCATTATCGCTCACGTTGACCATGGAAAGACGACGCTGGTTGACGGTATGTTAAAGCAAAGTGGTATTTTTCGTGCAAATCAGATTGTAGAAGAACGGGTCATGGACTCCAATGACCTGGAAAAGGAAAGGGGCATCACCATCCTTTCCAAGAATACCTCCATCCGTTATGAAGGTGTTAAGATTAATATCGTAGATACGCCGGGACACTCGGATTTCGGCGGAGAAGTGGAACGGGTCTTAAAAATGGTAGACGGAGTGCTGCTGCTGGTGGATGCCTCCGAGGGACCGATGCCTCAGACCCGCTTTGTCCTGCGTAAGGCATTGGAATTAAATCTGGTTCCGGTGGTGGTAATCAATAAGATTGACCGCCCGGACAGCCGCATTGATGAAGTGGTGGACGAAATACTGGAGTTGTTCTTTGAGCTGGGAGCCAGTGACGAGCAGTTGGATTTCCCGGTGGTTTATGCCATTGCCCGCCAGGGTATCGCAACCTTGGACCCGGCTGTGCCCGGAAAGGATCTGCAACCCCTTTTTGAGACCATTATCCGTCATTTTCCGGCGCCTGTGGGGGACGCGGATGCCCCTCTGCAGATGCTGGTGAATAATACCGAATATGATTCCTATATCGGCAGGATTGCCGTCGGCCGTATTGCCAGAGGAAGCATCTCCGGGGGAGAAACGGTTATGGTCATTAACCGGGAGGGGAGCCGTAAGAATTACCGCATTGGACGGGTTTATGCCTTTGAAGGGCTGGAGCGGGTGGAAGTTCCTCAGGCTTCCTGTGGAGAAATTGTCGTGGTTTCCGGAATAGAAGACATTATGATTGGGGACACCATCACCGATAAAGATCAACCGGAAGCGTTACCCTCCATTGTTGTGGACGAGCCCACCCTGGAGATGACCTTTATGGTGAATGACAGCCCCTTTGCCGGACAGGAAGGCGAACATGTTACCTCCCGTAAACTACGGGCCCGGCTTTATAAAGAGGCGGAGAAAAACGTGAGCATGAGAGTCCAGGATACCGATTCCCCGGATATTTTTAAGGTGGCCGGGCGGGGTGAACTGCATCTCTCCATTTTAATCGAAACCATGCGCCGGGAAGGATTTGAGCTTCAAGTTTCCAAGCCGGAAGTAATCTGCCGAAAGGATGACAAGGGTCAACTGCTGGAACCCATGGAATTGCTGCTGGTGGATATTCCTGAAGATAAAATGGGCTCGGTGATGGAAACCCTGGGCAACCGGAGAGGCGAAATGGTGAACATGGGTCCTAACGGCCCGGGTCAACTGCGCCTGGAGTTTATCGTACCGGCCCGGGGATTAATTGGTTTCCGCTCTCAATTGCTGACGGAAACCCGGGGCCATGCCGTGATGAATCATACCTTCCAGGGCTATGAACCGTTCAAAGGAGAGATCAAGCGCCGTTATCAGGGCGTGCTAATTGCCTTTGAATCCGGGGAAGCCACCCAGTACGGCTTGTTGGGGGCCCAGGGAAGGGGTACTTTGTTTGTTACTCCCGGAACCAAGGTCTATGAGGGAATGGTGGTGGGAGAGCACGCCAGGGATCAGGATATTGAAGTCAACGTATGTAAGAAAAAACAGTTGACCAATCACCGTGCCAGTACCGCCGAGGCCACTGTAAAACTGGAAGAGCCCCGCACCATGAGCCTGGAAGAATGCATTGAATACCTGGGGGATGATGAACTATTGGAAGTAACCCCCAAGAGCCTAAGAATCAGAAAAAGGCTATTGGACAAAAGTGAGAGGGCCAGGGCTAAAAAGAACAGCAACTTGGCCTAA
- a CDS encoding phage holin family protein has product MSWLLKLLLNSAALLVADYVVPGIEIKEFASAVIAALLLGFVNTFIRPVLVFLTFPLSVLTLGLFILVLNAILFALVSWFVPGFNVLTFGGAFMGALITTIVSWLLNIILNRD; this is encoded by the coding sequence ATGAGCTGGTTACTTAAATTATTGCTAAATAGCGCCGCATTGCTGGTTGCCGATTATGTTGTGCCCGGTATTGAAATTAAGGAATTTGCCTCCGCAGTCATTGCGGCCCTTTTACTGGGCTTTGTAAATACCTTTATTCGACCGGTCCTGGTATTTCTGACCTTTCCCCTGTCTGTGCTAACCCTCGGGCTATTTATTCTGGTGTTGAATGCCATCCTCTTTGCCTTGGTTTCCTGGTTTGTCCCCGGATTTAATGTGCTTACTTTTGGCGGTGCCTTCATGGGTGCACTGATTACTACCATCGTAAGCTGGCTGTTAAACATAATTTTAAATAGGGATTAG
- a CDS encoding alpha/beta-type small acid-soluble spore protein, translated as MTSRNTNQSVTPGAQSALDQMKYEIAGELGIANYQQLDKGSLPSRVNGYVGGNMTKKLVAYAEQALASGNSAQILQSAPTEQIGQRS; from the coding sequence ATGACAAGCCGTAATACCAATCAGTCGGTAACCCCTGGTGCACAGAGTGCTTTGGATCAAATGAAATACGAAATCGCAGGCGAACTGGGTATCGCCAACTATCAGCAGTTGGACAAAGGCTCTCTGCCTAGCCGTGTTAACGGTTATGTAGGTGGCAACATGACCAAAAAACTGGTTGCTTATGCTGAACAGGCTCTTGCCAGCGGCAACAGCGCCCAAATCCTCCAGTCTGCTCCTACCGAACAAATCGGACAAAGGTCCTAA
- a CDS encoding YkvA family protein, with protein MLKKFWFFIQALLNPLVPSRLKYEVAGCIVYFISPIDFIPDFIPLSGRADDLVVLLWGVKRGYDLIKAHKQSLSNKK; from the coding sequence ATGCTGAAAAAATTTTGGTTTTTTATTCAAGCCTTGTTAAATCCTTTGGTTCCTTCCCGTTTAAAATATGAAGTAGCCGGATGCATTGTTTATTTTATTAGTCCCATTGATTTTATACCGGACTTCATCCCTCTTTCCGGAAGAGCAGATGATCTGGTTGTCCTGCTCTGGGGCGTTAAACGCGGCTATGATCTGATTAAAGCCCATAAACAATCTCTGTCCAACAAAAAATAA
- a CDS encoding [FeFe] hydrogenase, group A, translating into MQNQADKEKERQVTRRGFLKMMGGIGLTGITATIAGCSTDPAGGKGWMPQQYQVASTWPVQVKGRIPIDPTNPSITRDDQKCVLCGQCIEVCQRVQTVFGYYELPIKDDITCVNCGQCTLWCPTAAITERDDIDKVIKALENKDMHVVVQTAPATRVGLGEEFGMAPGTFVEGKQVAALKKLGFDAVFDTNFSADLTIFEEGTELIKRVTGEIKEPLPQFTSCSPGWVKFCEYFYPDLLEHMSTCKSPQQMLGAMIKTYYAKEKGINPEKIFSVSIMPCTAKKFEAARPEMNSAGEYAGKPNLRDVDVVLTTRELARLIKMKNIDLNTLPEAKYDSLMGESTGAGLIFGATGGVMEAAIRSAYFLITKQEPPEALLNLTPVRGLPGIKEAGVDIPGVGTVRVAVAHGLSNARPILEAVRKGESPYHFIEFMCCPGGCISGGGQPRTSLPPSDEVRKARIASLYNADAHVYAKRKSHENKEVLALYEKFLEHPNSHLAHELLHTHYEDRSKHLTVKKQNA; encoded by the coding sequence ATGCAGAACCAAGCAGACAAAGAAAAAGAAAGGCAAGTTACTAGGCGGGGCTTCCTCAAAATGATGGGGGGCATTGGTTTAACAGGTATTACTGCAACCATTGCCGGATGCAGCACGGATCCTGCCGGTGGTAAGGGCTGGATGCCGCAGCAGTATCAGGTGGCCAGCACTTGGCCCGTTCAGGTAAAGGGCCGTATTCCCATCGATCCTACCAACCCATCCATTACCCGCGACGACCAAAAGTGCGTATTGTGCGGCCAATGTATTGAGGTATGTCAGAGGGTGCAAACAGTTTTTGGCTATTACGAGCTTCCCATCAAGGACGATATCACCTGCGTGAACTGCGGACAGTGCACCCTGTGGTGCCCTACAGCAGCCATCACCGAGCGGGATGACATCGATAAGGTGATTAAGGCCCTGGAAAACAAAGATATGCACGTGGTGGTTCAAACCGCTCCGGCTACCCGGGTTGGTTTAGGAGAAGAGTTCGGTATGGCGCCGGGAACCTTCGTAGAAGGCAAGCAGGTGGCTGCCTTGAAAAAGCTCGGATTTGATGCCGTGTTTGATACCAACTTCTCTGCCGACCTGACCATTTTTGAAGAAGGTACCGAGTTAATTAAAAGAGTTACCGGCGAAATTAAAGAACCCCTGCCGCAGTTTACCTCCTGCAGCCCCGGTTGGGTTAAGTTCTGTGAATACTTCTACCCGGATCTGCTGGAGCACATGTCTACCTGTAAATCTCCCCAGCAGATGCTGGGCGCTATGATTAAGACTTATTACGCCAAGGAAAAGGGGATCAATCCCGAAAAGATCTTCTCGGTTTCCATCATGCCCTGTACGGCCAAAAAATTTGAAGCTGCACGTCCGGAAATGAACAGTGCCGGTGAGTACGCCGGGAAACCTAATTTAAGAGACGTGGATGTGGTACTGACTACCCGGGAACTGGCTCGTCTCATTAAAATGAAAAACATTGATTTGAATACCCTTCCCGAGGCTAAATACGATTCCCTCATGGGCGAAAGCACCGGTGCCGGCCTCATCTTTGGTGCTACCGGCGGTGTTATGGAAGCAGCCATTCGTTCCGCCTATTTCCTGATTACCAAACAGGAGCCACCGGAAGCATTGTTGAATTTAACCCCGGTTCGTGGACTGCCGGGTATTAAGGAGGCAGGCGTTGACATTCCCGGTGTTGGAACAGTGCGGGTGGCGGTTGCCCACGGTTTAAGCAACGCCCGGCCCATTTTGGAAGCGGTACGCAAGGGAGAGTCTCCCTACCACTTTATTGAATTCATGTGCTGCCCCGGCGGCTGCATCAGCGGCGGCGGACAGCCCAGAACCTCTCTGCCCCCTTCCGACGAAGTGCGTAAAGCTCGTATCGCCAGTCTTTATAATGCGGACGCTCATGTCTATGCTAAACGTAAGAGTCACGAAAACAAAGAGGTATTGGCCCTCTATGAAAAATTCCTGGAGCATCCCAACAGTCATTTAGCCCACGAGTTGCTGCACACTCACTATGAGGATCGTAGTAAACACCTGACTGTTAAGAAACAAAACGCGTAA
- a CDS encoding 4Fe-4S dicluster domain-containing protein has protein sequence MSKGVLVDLTKCVGCGSCTVACKLWNETKWDEKNPTIGDKAKLTDKNWTVVDFKQVQGKDGKPVWRFVKHQCLHCKEPACASACFAKAFQKTETGPVIYYPHLCVGCRYCMIACPFNIPKYEWEKAFPLVTKCQMCSTKVEKGEAPACVSVCPAGVFKYGDREELLQEAKSTIAKDSKYIQHIFGEKEVGGTSWMYLSDVPFEQLGFKTDVTTRPLPSYTASFMHATPYVAVTWGVILTGLYHYTKRRNQISKENNKNYKA, from the coding sequence ATGTCAAAAGGTGTTTTAGTTGACCTGACCAAATGCGTAGGTTGCGGTAGCTGCACTGTGGCCTGCAAACTATGGAATGAAACCAAATGGGATGAAAAAAATCCTACCATTGGAGATAAAGCAAAATTAACGGATAAAAACTGGACTGTGGTTGATTTTAAACAGGTTCAGGGAAAAGACGGCAAACCGGTATGGCGTTTCGTTAAGCATCAGTGCCTGCACTGCAAAGAACCCGCCTGTGCGTCCGCTTGTTTTGCCAAGGCCTTCCAGAAAACCGAAACAGGACCGGTTATCTATTATCCTCACCTGTGTGTTGGCTGTCGTTATTGCATGATTGCCTGTCCCTTCAATATTCCCAAATACGAATGGGAAAAGGCTTTTCCCCTGGTAACCAAGTGCCAGATGTGTTCTACCAAGGTAGAAAAGGGTGAGGCTCCCGCCTGTGTATCCGTTTGTCCCGCCGGAGTATTTAAGTATGGGGATCGTGAAGAACTGTTACAGGAAGCAAAATCTACCATCGCCAAAGACTCCAAGTATATTCAGCATATCTTTGGTGAAAAAGAAGTGGGCGGTACCTCCTGGATGTATCTCTCCGATGTTCCCTTTGAGCAATTAGGCTTTAAAACCGATGTTACTACCCGGCCCCTGCCCAGCTATACAGCCAGCTTCATGCATGCAACACCTTATGTTGCAGTTACCTGGGGCGTTATTCTGACGGGTCTTTACCACTACACCAAGCGTCGCAACCAGATTTCCAAGGAAAATAACAAAAACTACAAGGCCTAA
- a CDS encoding Ni/Fe-hydrogenase cytochrome b subunit, producing MAAHAQAQKWSFKITPIRVLLMLLAAAGIGIAIFRLVTGLGIVTNLSDEWPWGLWIGFDVLTGVALAGGGYGTALIVHVLHREYFHPIARSAMLTSLLGYLLVMAGLFLDIGQWFNFWRPFVSWGHHSVLFEVFWCVSCYTTVQILEFTEIATERVGTKFHDIAVKALPVLMIVGIIFPTLHQSSLGALYLIMPDKLYPLWWSPIIFLFFLMSSFFVGPAMICVETTLAGKAYDHWVPIPILKSLIKVSGYAMIIYLILKIYDLVSRGVFNLVFAGNLEGNMFLIEMVLGIIVPIIMCFTNITTTRSGLFIFGLLVSGGVILNRMNVVIIGMIRSTGSAYVPSAAEFLVSIGLVALGVLAYCFIVENFRILDHSDHGHAA from the coding sequence ATGGCGGCTCACGCCCAAGCCCAAAAGTGGAGCTTTAAAATAACTCCTATTCGTGTACTATTAATGTTATTGGCCGCAGCCGGTATTGGTATAGCAATCTTTCGTCTGGTAACCGGCCTTGGTATTGTTACAAATTTATCCGATGAGTGGCCCTGGGGCCTGTGGATCGGCTTTGACGTTCTTACCGGTGTTGCACTGGCCGGCGGCGGTTACGGCACGGCTCTTATCGTACACGTGCTGCACAGAGAGTATTTCCATCCCATCGCCCGCAGCGCTATGCTGACCTCTTTGTTAGGTTATTTGCTGGTCATGGCCGGACTGTTCCTTGATATTGGTCAGTGGTTCAACTTCTGGCGTCCCTTTGTTTCCTGGGGCCATCATTCCGTGCTCTTTGAAGTTTTCTGGTGTGTATCCTGCTATACCACGGTACAGATTTTAGAATTCACCGAAATTGCCACCGAGCGAGTTGGCACCAAGTTCCATGATATTGCTGTGAAAGCATTACCGGTTTTGATGATCGTTGGCATTATCTTCCCTACCCTGCACCAATCTTCCCTGGGTGCTCTGTACCTGATTATGCCCGATAAGTTATATCCGTTGTGGTGGTCACCCATTATCTTCCTGTTCTTCTTAATGTCATCTTTCTTTGTGGGTCCGGCCATGATCTGCGTAGAAACCACTCTGGCCGGAAAAGCATACGATCACTGGGTTCCCATTCCCATCCTGAAAAGCTTGATCAAGGTCTCGGGATATGCCATGATTATTTATCTGATATTAAAGATTTACGATCTAGTCAGCCGGGGAGTCTTTAATCTGGTCTTTGCAGGCAATTTGGAAGGCAACATGTTCTTGATTGAAATGGTTCTCGGTATTATCGTACCCATTATCATGTGCTTCACGAATATCACCACAACCCGTTCCGGATTGTTCATTTTCGGTCTACTGGTAAGCGGTGGCGTTATTCTAAACCGTATGAACGTTGTGATTATTGGTATGATTCGATCCACCGGTTCCGCCTATGTTCCTTCCGCTGCTGAATTCCTGGTAAGTATCGGACTGGTAGCCCTTGGCGTACTGGCTTATTGCTTCATCGTAGAAAACTTCAGAATTCTGGATCATAGTGATCATGGCCATGCGGCCTAA
- a CDS encoding cache domain-containing protein yields MLSIKHKMTIHVVATILILAISFMVATGIQFKKTAVLAAVTKAESDIAMGLALLDAKYPGSWHVENDFLYKGQVRMNNNNEIVDFISSLTGDTCTIFMANTRVATTIMKETGERAIGTHSSDMVAKKVLSEGAEYRGEAEVVGEKYQTAYNPLYDEKGNIVGMFYVGISKKFFDKMFYDSLLSLLIVGVVLTALVFLGTLYFSQRVIIGPLKILTAETQKFAKGDFCSLSMPVEKESKNEIVELAKSINQMGEWVQALSHQINLATGKTSKDFGVEAGQKTEIIPEQENLLKKSVAVLKGSWDEQLPKGLNEVTLQQILTYLMNNDGSLSVSEIAEEIKLTKVTVRRYLDYLEKCGMVKVDMQYGPVGRPLKLYTLVRSDPI; encoded by the coding sequence GTGCTCTCCATTAAACATAAAATGACAATTCACGTGGTTGCCACCATTTTAATACTGGCAATTAGTTTTATGGTTGCAACAGGTATCCAGTTTAAGAAAACCGCTGTACTGGCCGCTGTAACCAAGGCGGAAAGTGATATAGCCATGGGGCTGGCCCTTTTGGATGCAAAATATCCCGGCTCCTGGCATGTAGAGAATGATTTTTTATATAAGGGTCAAGTCAGGATGAACAACAATAATGAGATTGTTGATTTTATCAGCAGCCTTACCGGGGATACCTGCACCATCTTTATGGCAAATACAAGAGTTGCCACAACCATTATGAAGGAAACCGGTGAAAGGGCTATAGGAACTCATTCCTCGGACATGGTGGCCAAAAAAGTTTTATCCGAGGGAGCTGAATACCGGGGAGAAGCAGAGGTAGTAGGAGAGAAATATCAAACAGCTTATAACCCTTTGTATGATGAAAAAGGCAATATCGTTGGAATGTTTTATGTGGGAATATCGAAAAAGTTTTTTGACAAAATGTTTTATGATTCTCTTTTAAGTCTGCTTATTGTAGGGGTGGTTTTAACCGCGCTGGTTTTCTTAGGAACCCTTTACTTCTCCCAACGTGTTATTATCGGGCCTCTGAAGATATTGACGGCTGAAACGCAAAAATTTGCCAAGGGGGATTTTTGCTCTCTGTCCATGCCTGTGGAGAAGGAAAGCAAAAATGAGATTGTAGAACTGGCCAAGTCCATCAACCAAATGGGGGAATGGGTACAGGCCTTAAGTCATCAGATCAATCTTGCTACCGGTAAAACCTCCAAGGACTTTGGGGTTGAAGCGGGTCAGAAAACAGAAATCATCCCGGAACAAGAGAATTTGCTAAAAAAGAGCGTCGCCGTTTTGAAAGGATCGTGGGATGAACAACTGCCTAAAGGACTGAACGAAGTTACCCTGCAGCAAATATTAACTTATTTAATGAATAATGATGGAAGTTTATCTGTTTCGGAAATCGCAGAAGAAATTAAACTGACCAAAGTAACGGTCCGACGTTATCTGGACTACCTGGAAAAGTGCGGTATGGTAAAAGTGGATATGCAATACGGACCTGTTGGCAGACCGTTGAAGTTATATACATTGGTAAGAAGCGATCCCATATAA
- the spoIIR gene encoding stage II sporulation protein R produces the protein MMNRYKWVLIFTGLLLALSFLSYRTYVQHEFASQLIRFHVIANSDSFQDQALKLHVRDAIVLEMKKRFSQANNRKQAEQIVLNNMGEIEELARQQIQREGKNYKVAVMMGDYDFPTKSYGDLTLPAGNYHAVRVVIGEGKGKNWWCVLFPPLCFTDSVKTVDQKQAVKGVKVFEKDNVEFRLRAADILKIFS, from the coding sequence ATGATGAATCGATATAAATGGGTGTTGATTTTTACCGGTTTGCTTTTAGCCCTGTCCTTTCTTTCCTATCGGACTTACGTTCAGCATGAATTTGCCAGCCAATTAATCCGCTTTCATGTGATAGCCAACAGTGATAGTTTTCAGGACCAAGCCTTAAAATTACATGTGCGGGATGCCATAGTCCTGGAAATGAAAAAACGTTTTAGTCAGGCCAACAATCGGAAGCAGGCAGAACAGATTGTCCTAAACAATATGGGGGAAATTGAGGAATTGGCCCGACAGCAAATTCAACGGGAAGGTAAGAATTACAAGGTAGCCGTGATGATGGGGGATTATGATTTTCCCACCAAAAGCTATGGCGATTTAACACTGCCCGCAGGCAACTATCACGCTGTCCGAGTTGTGATTGGTGAGGGCAAGGGGAAAAACTGGTGGTGCGTCTTGTTTCCGCCCCTTTGCTTTACAGACAGTGTAAAAACCGTGGACCAGAAGCAAGCGGTTAAAGGTGTAAAAGTATTTGAGAAGGATAACGTTGAATTTCGACTGCGTGCAGCGGACATATTGAAAATTTTTAGCTGA